One window of the Shewanella khirikhana genome contains the following:
- a CDS encoding ABC transporter substrate-binding protein: MKNIDRNTFAKELERLRKGSISRREFLRVTGLGMATTVMASGMAGSLMSAAARAGEKDIGDRVALATWPNYHDAKNFNEFAAKTGANVQVNVFGSNEEMLAKLQAGGTGWDVFVPTNYTISTYVELGLIEPLDVSRLPNFRPEAYEKRFMEQGIIDGKVYAVPKNWGTTGIVFNSKRIKSMTSWKDFFDVTRDYGSGGTIVHDYQLTTIGNALKYFGFSFNSCEPAELAKAEALLLDCKPHLYAITSDYQPPLRNGDAWMSMCWTGDGSQLHRDMPEMKYILGREGGELWSDFYAIPKSAEHKDAAYALINHLLAPATNAAEVLAHGYPSGDSRVDALLPKTMLEDPIMYPAAELLSALEFGAAATLINPDRAELIARFKSA, encoded by the coding sequence ATGAAGAACATCGACAGAAACACCTTTGCCAAAGAACTTGAGCGGCTGCGTAAAGGCAGCATCAGCCGCCGTGAGTTTTTGCGGGTCACCGGCCTTGGTATGGCCACCACTGTGATGGCCAGCGGCATGGCAGGCAGCCTGATGAGCGCCGCCGCCCGCGCCGGTGAAAAAGATATAGGCGATCGGGTTGCGCTGGCCACCTGGCCCAACTATCACGATGCGAAGAATTTCAATGAGTTTGCCGCCAAAACCGGCGCCAATGTGCAGGTGAATGTGTTTGGCTCCAACGAAGAGATGCTGGCCAAGTTGCAGGCCGGTGGCACCGGCTGGGACGTGTTTGTGCCCACCAACTACACCATCAGCACTTACGTCGAACTCGGGCTTATCGAGCCGCTCGATGTCAGCCGCCTGCCCAACTTCCGCCCCGAGGCCTATGAGAAACGCTTTATGGAGCAGGGCATTATCGACGGAAAAGTCTATGCCGTGCCCAAAAACTGGGGCACCACAGGCATCGTCTTTAACAGCAAACGCATCAAGTCGATGACCAGCTGGAAAGACTTCTTCGACGTGACCCGTGACTACGGCTCGGGCGGCACCATAGTGCACGACTACCAGCTCACCACCATTGGCAACGCACTCAAGTATTTCGGCTTCAGCTTCAACTCCTGTGAACCCGCCGAGCTGGCCAAGGCCGAGGCGCTGCTGCTGGACTGCAAGCCGCACCTGTATGCCATTACCTCGGATTATCAGCCGCCACTGAGAAACGGCGATGCCTGGATGTCCATGTGCTGGACCGGCGATGGCTCGCAGCTGCACAGAGACATGCCGGAAATGAAGTACATCCTCGGCCGCGAGGGTGGCGAGCTGTGGAGCGACTTCTACGCCATTCCCAAGAGCGCCGAGCACAAGGATGCAGCCTACGCCCTGATTAACCACCTGCTGGCACCGGCCACCAATGCTGCCGAGGTTCTGGCCCACGGTTACCCCAGTGGCGACAGCCGGGTCGATGCCCTGCTGCCCAAGACCATGTTGGAAGACCCCATCATGTACCCCGCCGCCGAGCTGCTGTCGGCACTGGAATTTGGTGCGGCCGCCACCCTGATAAACCCGGACCGCGCCGAGCTTATCGCCCGCTTTAAATCGGCCTGA
- a CDS encoding ABC transporter ATP-binding protein translates to MNEFDIEFRQVSKRFGDLNAVDNISFSVPKGAFHSFLGASGCGKTTTLRMIAGFEQASCGEVFIDGEPMNGIPAFERPVNMVFQHYALFPHMNVAANVGYGLAYHKPKLSKAELDKRVDEALEMVRMGQFKTRRIWELSGGQQQRVALARALVNKPKVLLLDEPLAALDRKLRKEMQTELLRLQREVGITFVMVTHDQEEALSLSDQISVMKDGRIIQTASPRELYDHPGSAYVADFIGESNLFFGELQTIDGNTLTVKTPKGVLLAGRSSEGASALTPGAECCISVRPDHIRLSKPSGQPQELAKVIDQIFLGNLTEYQLASERHGTLTVRLHEGSDQAPLDHGELVALEWAADKAVALPL, encoded by the coding sequence ATGAATGAATTTGACATAGAGTTCAGACAGGTTTCCAAGCGTTTTGGGGATCTGAACGCCGTGGACAACATCAGTTTTTCGGTTCCCAAGGGAGCATTCCACTCCTTTTTGGGCGCCTCCGGCTGCGGCAAAACCACCACACTAAGGATGATTGCCGGTTTCGAGCAGGCAAGCTGCGGCGAGGTCTTTATCGACGGCGAGCCCATGAACGGTATTCCGGCCTTTGAGCGTCCGGTCAACATGGTGTTTCAGCACTATGCCCTGTTCCCCCATATGAATGTGGCCGCCAATGTCGGCTATGGTCTGGCCTATCACAAGCCCAAACTCAGCAAAGCCGAGCTCGACAAGCGGGTGGATGAAGCGCTGGAAATGGTGCGTATGGGCCAATTCAAGACCCGGCGGATTTGGGAGCTTTCCGGCGGTCAGCAGCAGCGGGTGGCACTGGCAAGGGCATTGGTGAATAAACCCAAGGTGCTGTTACTGGACGAGCCGCTGGCGGCACTGGACCGTAAGCTTCGCAAAGAGATGCAAACCGAGCTGCTCAGACTGCAGCGGGAAGTGGGCATCACCTTTGTGATGGTGACCCACGATCAGGAAGAGGCGCTGTCACTGTCGGATCAGATTTCGGTAATGAAGGACGGCCGCATCATTCAAACCGCCAGCCCAAGGGAGCTGTACGATCACCCAGGCAGCGCCTATGTGGCCGACTTTATCGGCGAATCCAATCTGTTTTTCGGCGAGCTTCAGACCATCGACGGCAATACCCTCACGGTGAAAACCCCCAAGGGTGTGCTGCTGGCGGGTCGCAGCAGTGAAGGCGCCAGCGCCCTCACCCCGGGGGCCGAGTGCTGCATTTCGGTGCGGCCAGACCATATCCGCCTCAGCAAGCCCTCGGGGCAGCCGCAGGAGCTGGCCAAGGTTATCGACCAGATATTCCTTGGCAACCTGACCGAGTACCAACTGGCCTCTGAGCGTCACGGCACCCTCACGGTTCGTCTGCACGAAGGCAGCGACCAGGCGCCCCTGGACCACGGTGAACTGGTGGCGCTGGAGTGGGCCGCCGACAAGGCAGTCGCCCTGCCGCTTTAA
- a CDS encoding ABC transporter permease, protein MLRGYSTLVYLFLYAPILLVVVFAFNAGSHATSFECCGVSWFGKVTDNPFMMEALYNSLRIALTSAVIATVFGTMAVLALEDVKGPLRATVDGLTYSAIIIPGIVIGIASLSAMKTLFDMANPVIEAIWPGIFGEAPRLQMGFWTVVASHSLFTMALVMVIVRTRLETMDKRLIEASFDLYASPRQTLLRVTLPYLTPGILAAFLLAFTFSFDDFIIAFFVAGSETTLPIYIFSSIRRGVTPEVNAISTLIICVSLALLFSARLLETRGLNRSKRNA, encoded by the coding sequence ATGCTCAGAGGCTACTCGACCCTGGTTTACCTGTTTTTGTACGCGCCGATCCTGTTGGTGGTGGTGTTTGCCTTTAATGCCGGCAGCCACGCCACCAGCTTCGAGTGCTGCGGTGTCAGCTGGTTTGGCAAGGTCACCGACAACCCCTTTATGATGGAGGCGCTGTACAACAGCCTGCGCATCGCCCTCACCTCGGCGGTTATCGCCACCGTGTTTGGCACCATGGCGGTGCTGGCATTGGAAGATGTGAAAGGGCCGCTCAGAGCCACCGTCGATGGTCTTACCTACAGCGCCATTATCATCCCCGGCATAGTGATTGGCATCGCCAGCCTGTCGGCGATGAAGACCCTGTTCGATATGGCCAACCCTGTGATTGAAGCCATTTGGCCGGGCATCTTCGGCGAAGCCCCAAGATTGCAGATGGGCTTTTGGACCGTGGTCGCCTCCCACAGCCTGTTCACCATGGCGCTGGTAATGGTGATAGTACGCACCCGACTTGAAACCATGGACAAGCGGCTTATTGAGGCCTCGTTCGACCTCTACGCCAGCCCGCGTCAGACCCTGCTGCGGGTGACTCTGCCCTATTTGACCCCCGGGATTCTGGCGGCCTTCCTGCTGGCATTCACCTTCAGCTTCGATGACTTCATCATCGCCTTCTTTGTGGCGGGCAGTGAAACCACGCTGCCGATTTATATCTTCTCCTCCATTCGCCGCGGGGTAACCCCGGAGGTGAATGCCATTTCCACCCTGATCATCTGTGTCTCTCTGGCGCTGCTGTTTTCGGCCAGACTGCTCGAAACCCGCGGCCTGAACCGCAGCAAGAGGAATGCATAA
- a CDS encoding ABC transporter permease codes for MASHALVAPGLKSRILMLLPASLGFLLLLMLPIAVILAFSVGERGPAGGYVGGFTLEHYANLGARWSAFKNTLVLAPLGTLGCLLVAYPLAYFLAVKASRWKSLLLTLVIVPFWTSFLIRTYAWIYILGGKGLPALLEGIGFEYVRMLNTPGAITLGIIYGYLPLMVFPIFVTLDKLDKRLLEASADLGGNRLSTFLRITLPLSMPGIITGVMLVFILLMGEFLIPAILGGGKVFFVGNALVDLFLQSRNWPFGAAIAMTLVALMLVIIGLYLRLVRRFNDRQALAAI; via the coding sequence ATGGCCAGCCATGCCCTCGTCGCGCCGGGTCTCAAGTCCCGGATACTGATGCTGCTGCCCGCCTCGCTGGGGTTCCTGTTGCTGCTGATGCTGCCCATCGCCGTGATCCTGGCGTTCAGCGTTGGCGAGCGCGGCCCCGCCGGCGGTTATGTCGGCGGCTTCACCCTGGAGCACTACGCCAATCTGGGGGCGCGCTGGTCGGCCTTTAAAAATACGCTGGTGCTGGCACCACTTGGCACCCTCGGGTGCCTGTTGGTGGCCTATCCGCTGGCGTACTTTCTGGCGGTGAAGGCCAGCCGCTGGAAGTCGCTGCTGCTGACCCTGGTAATAGTGCCCTTCTGGACCAGTTTTCTTATCCGCACCTATGCCTGGATTTATATTCTCGGCGGCAAGGGCCTGCCCGCGCTGCTCGAAGGCATAGGGTTTGAGTATGTGCGGATGCTCAACACCCCGGGGGCCATCACCCTTGGCATCATTTACGGCTATTTGCCGCTGATGGTGTTCCCGATTTTTGTCACCCTCGACAAGCTGGATAAGCGGCTGCTGGAAGCCTCGGCGGACCTTGGCGGCAACCGGCTGTCGACCTTCCTGCGGATAACACTGCCGCTGTCGATGCCCGGCATCATCACCGGAGTGATGCTGGTGTTTATCCTGCTGATGGGGGAGTTCCTTATTCCGGCCATTCTCGGCGGCGGCAAGGTGTTCTTTGTCGGTAATGCCCTGGTGGATCTGTTCCTGCAGTCACGCAACTGGCCCTTTGGCGCCGCCATCGCCATGACTCTGGTGGCACTGATGCTGGTGATTATTGGCCTGTATCTGCGGCTGGTAAGGCGCTTCAACGACCGTCAGGCCCTGGCCGCGATTTAG